The DNA window CGTCTTCGGTGGTGTCGTCGTAGTAATCGCGCAATACGGAAACCGCACGGAAACCGGCTTTGCGGAAGAACAGTTGGGCGTCGAGATTGGTCTCGCGCACTTCCAGCAGGATGCGATTCCGCCGCTGGGGCGAAAGCTTTCCAATCAATTTGTCGACCATTTGCACGCCCACATGCAGGCGCCGCATGGCGGGGGCGACAGCGAAATTGAGAATGTGCAGCTGGTTTTTGTGCAACTCATAGATCATGAAGCCCACGACCTGATCGTCGCGTTCGGCCACCATGCCTATACAATTCCGTTGGCGCAAACAGCGGATGAAATCCTCTTCAGTCCAAGGAAATTCAAAGCTGCCTTTTTCGATCCCCAGCACTTCCGGCATATCGCGGCGAATCATCCAGCGAATATGAACGGGCGTATCTTGTTGTGGTGGGGTGGGTTCTTGCTGACGAGACATTGTGACCGGCTACCTCCTGCAACGCGAACAGACGTCTCTGGTGATTAGTCATGGATGGGTCGTGGACGGAGCAAGACGAAAAGAACGCTTTTTCAGGGCATTCTCGCCAATTTCAGCTCGTCGTCGCGCCGCTCAGCGACCGCGGGTGTACAGTACCAGAAGCCCCAATGTCGGCAAATAGCAATCACCAGGCTGGCCTGT is part of the Lignipirellula cremea genome and encodes:
- the rimI gene encoding ribosomal protein S18-alanine N-acetyltransferase, translating into MSRQQEPTPPQQDTPVHIRWMIRRDMPEVLGIEKGSFEFPWTEEDFIRCLRQRNCIGMVAERDDQVVGFMIYELHKNQLHILNFAVAPAMRRLHVGVQMVDKLIGKLSPQRRNRILLEVRETNLDAQLFFRKAGFRAVSVLRDYYDDTTEDAYLMQYRYQAVQEAEFPVNRIARLAG